The following are from one region of the Flavobacteriaceae bacterium UJ101 genome:
- a CDS encoding adrenodoxin like protein, mitochondrial (Required for Fe-S cluster incorporation into mitochondrial and cytosolic apoproteins. May be part of a novel electron transport chain; Belongs to the adrenodoxin/putidaredoxin family; Contains 1 2Fe-2S ferredoxin-type domain.), protein MSESIINVKVIDREGVEHTLEAPTDMNMNLMELCKAYELPVEGTCGGMAMCASCQVYVQSGHDLPEMSEDEEDMLDQAFNVEDNSRLGCQIYLKDELDGLTVELAPEA, encoded by the coding sequence ATGTCAGAATCTATAATCAACGTAAAAGTTATTGATCGAGAAGGAGTTGAACATACTTTAGAAGCTCCTACCGATATGAATATGAATTTAATGGAACTGTGTAAGGCTTATGAATTACCGGTTGAAGGTACTTGTGGAGGAATGGCCATGTGTGCTTCTTGCCAAGTTTATGTTCAGTCAGGTCACGACCTTCCTGAAATGAGTGAAGATGAAGAAGATATGTTAGATCAGGCCTTTAATGTAGAAGATAACAGTCGTTTAGGTTGCCAGATTTATTTAAAAGATGAATTAGATGGTTTAACTGTAGAACTGGCTCCTGAAGCGTAA
- the trxB gene encoding thioredoxin-disulfide reductase (Belongs to the ferredoxin--NADP reductase type 2 family.; KEGG: cbw:RR42_m1284 thioredoxin reductase (NADPH)): MIKTDILIIGAGPVGMFAVFEAGLLKLKCHLIDALPQPGGQCSEIYPKKPIYDIPAYPEILAGDLIDQLAEQIKPFQPGYTLGERAETIDKLEDGTFKVTTNKGTEHFAPVVVIAGGLGSFEPRKPPIPNLVDFEDKGVEYIIKDPEIYRNKRVVISGGGDSALDWSIYLANVAKEVSLVHRRSEFRGALDSVEKVAELAEEGKINLITEAEVKEIHGNGKVESVLIKHKKKGDITVETDHFIPLFGLAPKLGPIANWGLEIEKNAIKVNNALDYQTNIPGIFAIGDVNTYPGKLKLILCGFHEAAIMIQYAYNIINPEKRYVMKYTTVNGVEGFDGEKKEAKKAVVKSI, encoded by the coding sequence TGATGCTTTGCCACAACCAGGAGGACAATGTTCTGAAATATATCCTAAAAAACCCATCTATGATATTCCTGCTTATCCAGAAATTTTGGCAGGTGATCTTATCGATCAATTAGCAGAGCAAATTAAACCTTTTCAACCAGGTTATACCTTGGGTGAGCGTGCTGAAACAATTGATAAATTAGAAGATGGAACTTTCAAAGTAACAACGAATAAGGGAACAGAACATTTTGCACCCGTTGTTGTAATTGCTGGTGGATTAGGTTCTTTTGAACCTCGAAAACCACCTATTCCTAATTTAGTTGATTTCGAAGATAAAGGAGTAGAATACATTATTAAAGATCCTGAAATCTACCGCAATAAGCGTGTAGTAATCTCTGGAGGAGGTGATTCTGCCTTAGATTGGTCAATTTATTTAGCTAATGTTGCAAAAGAGGTATCATTAGTACATCGAAGAAGTGAATTTAGAGGAGCTCTAGACTCTGTTGAAAAAGTAGCTGAATTAGCTGAAGAAGGAAAAATCAACCTTATTACTGAAGCAGAAGTTAAAGAAATCCATGGAAATGGAAAAGTAGAATCTGTTCTAATCAAACATAAAAAGAAAGGTGATATTACCGTAGAAACAGATCATTTTATACCTCTATTTGGATTAGCTCCTAAATTAGGTCCTATCGCTAACTGGGGGTTAGAAATTGAGAAAAACGCAATAAAAGTAAACAATGCACTCGATTATCAAACCAATATTCCAGGAATCTTTGCTATTGGAGATGTTAATACCTATCCAGGTAAACTTAAATTAATTTTATGTGGATTCCATGAAGCGGCTATTATGATCCAATATGCTTATAATATCATCAATCCAGAAAAGCGTTACGTGATGAAATACACAACGGTTAACGGTGTTGAAGGATTTGATGGAGAGAAAAAAGAAGCAAAAAAAGCCGTTGTTAAATCGATTTAA